The following is a genomic window from Candidatus Aminicenantes bacterium.
GACTTTCAAAGAGTCGTAGGTATTCGGTTGCAGACACGTTGGCCTGTATGGCTATGCCTATTAAGCAGGTTAAGATATATAATTGATATCTGAAATAAGATCTGGAGGTTGAAATGATCAAAACGAGAGAAAAAACAAGGTCCATTGCCGCGGCCGTCACCCTGGCGCTTATTCTGTCCCTCGCCGGTGTTCTGGTCGCCGCCGAACTGCAGGCCATCAAGCTGAACCCGCCCGATTTGAAGCGTGGGCTGCCGTTCATGCAGGCGCTGGCGGTCAGGGCCTCGGTCCGCGAATTCGCCGAGAAGGACCTGAGCCTGCAGGACCTTTCCGACCTGCTGTGGGCCGCCGACGGCATGAGCCGCCCGGCCGAGAACAAGAGCACCGCCCCCTCGGCGATGAATGCCCATGACATCCGCATCTATGTCTTCACCAAGGAAGGCGCATATCTTTACGATTCCCCCAAACATGAGTTGCTTCCAGTGCTGGCCGGCGACTTCCGTTCCCAGCTGATGATGGCGCGGCCGCCGCGGCCGGCCACTTCCCCCGCTCCGGCCACTTCCGCCCCGGCTGGAGTGACCCCGACAGCCCCGCAAGCAGCCGCAGCTCCTGTCCCGCCGCCTCCACCTCCGCCCACGCCGTCCATTCCCCCCGTCCA
Proteins encoded in this region:
- a CDS encoding SagB/ThcOx family dehydrogenase, which codes for MIKTREKTRSIAAAVTLALILSLAGVLVAAELQAIKLNPPDLKRGLPFMQALAVRASVREFAEKDLSLQDLSDLLWAADGMSRPAENKSTAPSAMNAHDIRIYVFTKEGAYLYDSPKHELLPVLAGDFRSQLMMARPPRPATSPAPATSAPAGVTPTAPQAAAAPVPPPPPPPTPSIPPVQIVLVSDGDRFTRGYPERKFEWGALDAGIVSQNISLFCAATGLKTVPRALIDKARIKELLKLADTQNVFLNHPVGYAK